The Carassius gibelio isolate Cgi1373 ecotype wild population from Czech Republic chromosome A8, carGib1.2-hapl.c, whole genome shotgun sequence genome contains the following window.
CTCACAAAATACTCCATACCAATACATTcccaaaaatgtttataaaattcaGAGGTCAGTCCATCAATGCCAGGAGAACGACAAGGTTTTAACTGTCCAACAGCATCACTGAGTTCGTGAAAAGAAATTCTAGCTTCCAAAGCAGTCTTGGATTTACAGTCTATTTTTGGCAGATCTTGACACAGCTGTGCAGAACAATCAGAATCACATTCATCAGCCTTATATAGACAAGAATAAAAATCAACAGCATGACGACGCATTTCTGTAATATTGTTGGTTATTTTCCCATCAGGAAGGCTCAAGCATGTCATTTGTTTGTGCTGTGCCACTGATCTTTccagattaaaaaagaaagtacTTGAGGCATCCATTTCAGCAAATGATGTAAACCGTGCCCTTACCAATGCTGCCTTCACCCTTTCATTCAATAAAGAACTTAACTGTGACTTCTTCTGCTGCAAATTATTTATCATAGTTTGATCATTTCTTTGTAATGCAACAGTTTCTATAGAATCTATGTCTTTTTCAAGTCTTTTAACTGTTTCTCTTTCTATGACAGTAGAATACGCAGTATATTGTTGACAATATGTTCTAATATGAATTTTGCCAATTTCCCACCACTGCTTTAAATTTTCAAAATCTGCCTTTTTAGTTCTCCATTGATTCCAAAAAGTAACAAAGTATTCACAAAAAGATACATCTTGCAATAATTTAGAATTGAAATGCCAATATGAGGATTTTCTTGGAGAGTGTAccatattaactgaaataaacacCAAGTGGTGATCAGAAAATCCCAAAGGACAAATACAACAATCAATGATTCTATTATTAAAAGACTCTGAAACATAGATTCTGTCTAATCTGGCAGCACTGACTCGATTGTCAGACATTTTAACCCAGGTATATTGTCTCTCTGCTGGGTGTTTAATTCTCCACATATCCAACAATTCAGCTTCCTTCATTAATTTTGACAAAGAAATAGAAGAAGGCATATGAGGCTCCTCATTTACACGGTCAACAGTAAACTTTTCCGTGCAATTCCAGTCTCCACCAATAATAATATTTCCATCACTAAAATcttgttttaaaacattactcaatatattaaagaaaataattcttTCATGTCCCAGGTTTGGTGCATAAACATTTATGAAGTAAAAAATGACCCCTTCAATAACAACTTTGACAAGAGCAAGATGGCCTTTTACAAATTCTTCTGTTTTCACAATGCTAATCCTTTTGTCTGGcataaaaagaaaagcaatacCCGCACTCAGATTTGTGCCATGACTAAGGATATAATGACCCTTCCACCACATTCCCCACTCGACTTCATTATCAACATCGCTATGGGTTTCTTGTAACAGaacaatatttaactttttttgatGCATTATTTCAGACACCAAGGCTCTTTTATGCCTATCCCTCCCTCCATTAATATTTAGTGATCCCACCCTCAATGAATCCATATATAAAGTAACAAAGGGATAGAGACAGAACAGAAAAGAGCAGCAAAAAAGGAACACCGCGTGATGCATGGTTTACAAAAAAGCTCctaattttctctttttatccACCTTTCTGCATTTTCTAATAgaagtaatgtgtttttttaaccgaAACCGTTTCTTTTCACTCAACAGATCatgacttacatttttataaagaaaGGCCACAGATCTCTCAAATTTTTCCACATCAGGAAAAAAATCTTTATTCTTTATTCATATCTTGAGAAGTGCCTTCAGGTCCACACACAGAACCTGCTTGTGAATCACAATCAAAATCAATAGAACCATTGTCATCTGATACGTCATCGATTACACTTGCATCATTACTGGAACACAAAACTTTCTGACTCGCCTGCATACAACCATCCTCCACACAACTACTGGAACTGGGTCCTGCCTGCATCACATTATTTTCTGGTTGTTCATCACCTCTAATGTTCTGCACATCATTCCTGATACATTTAACCTTTTGGCTTACATTTACATCAATATCTCTGCCATCGGAAATAATAGCAACTTTCTCTACAGTTTTTGTGGCGGACGGCGCCGCATCATCATTACTCACCGGCATACATGGTGTGGATCCCTCCGCCTGAACTGAAATCTCCGACACACTTCCCTCACCTGAGACACCATGCCCGCTCTCCACTGCTTGCTCTCGGTGTGGGCATGTAAATTTTTTATGGCCAATGTCACCGCATTCATAGCATCGTAAATGCCTAGTTGATGCATATACCATATAGGTTCTCCCGTTATGTCGCATGCGAAAAGACACATCCATTGAATTTTCTGGAGAAGCCAAAAACATAAACACTTGTCTTCTAAAAGACTTAACGTGTTTCAAGGACGGGTGTTTACAACCCAAAGGGATTGTCTTAAAACCACTCGCAAATTTGCCGAAACGTGCCAATTCTCGCTCCAGTGCATCATCGGGAATAAAAGGCGGAACGTTAGATACAGTAATTTTAGCAGACGGGGCATACAAAGGGGTAAACTGAACAAGGTTTTCATTTATAACAAGACCAGTTTCGATCACACGATTAACAAGGCTGTGATCCTTCAAAAAAACCACTACAGCCTTGTTCATACGAGAGGCGGACACAATATTTTCATGTCCGACTTCTTCCCCAGTGGAAACGAGAACGTCTTCCACCGAGACGCCGTCCTCGGGTACACACCTGAAACCATTTCGCAGTGACAACGACGGCGTCTCCTCGTGAGATGCCATCTCACTGCGCAGTTTCTTCAAGGTGCTCAAAATAACTAACTCCAGACCATGCAggaaaatagaaagaaagaaaaactttaggggaaggggtataaaatagaattgggattgggcctaaacatttgatatgtcatctactGTATGTTGTATTCGTAatcaaatattgaaatttgaaattttcacatcattgcattgtgtttttatttcgggtttgtatgtacatatatatatatatatatatatatatatatatatatatatatatatatatatatatatatatacttgtactgtatgtgtgattgtaatcgtgagtgtgtgtgtgtgtgtgtgtgtgtgtacagggccTGGGGCAGGTTATCTTTCATGTGCCATTGTTTTATATTGACAACGGCTAGTAGCTAGCCAGAATGGTTTTGGCACATATTGACTGATCTTATGTTGTGTATTGAATTTAAAATGTCTGATTTAACTGATGCACTTATGGATTTTTGTACCTTTTGGTGTTTGCTGTGTAATGGAATTATGTATAATGCCACATTAACTAATTTTAAGGTTATGAAACCCTGCTGAATACTTTTCTGCTtgttcattgctttttttttttttgttgtaacttGTGATTTGTCAAATGCACTTTTAACTATATGTGACATCCATCTTAACATGCTGTTTTGCCCTTTTGAGGTTTTAATATGAATTGTTTATTATAAAAGAATAAAAGCCTTGTTTGTATTCATTGAGGTTGTGTGCTTGTGTGCACGGCCCACTAGTCAACCAGGGAGTCCTGGTGGGTGCTTCTCCTCTTATCTCCCCTAAGTCATGTACCCAGCTCTCTGCCACCATCATGTACCAAGCCTCCGCCCACTTCTGCAATGCCCTTATTGATTCTGGCGCCGAAGCCAGCTTCCTGGACTACAGCACTGCTAAGGGCTGGGGCATTCCTGCCATCCCTTTTTCTTCTCCTGTCACTGTCTGGGGCCTCTCTGGTCAGCCTGTAGCCACTATCTCCCACACCACCCCTCGTGAGTGGGTTGTGTTGTTCCTCCTGGAGTCCCCTCATGTTAGTCTTGTTCTCGGGCACCCTTGCTGGGCTCAGCACAGCCCTCAAGTGGATTGGTCCCGCAGTCAGATTGTGTCTTGGAGTCAATCGGATCATGCATGTTGCCCTGGTGCTACCTCTCCTCCTTTGTCTGTGTCTCCTGTGTTGCAGGTTGAGGCTGCTGACGTCACTGGGGTCCCGGGGAAGTACTGTGATCTGTGGCTGGTTTTCAGCAAGTCCCGTGCCACCTCGCTGCCTCCTCACCGGCCATTCGATTGTGCCATCaagctcctcccaggcacttctccacCCGGGGGTCACCTATTTTCCCAGTCAGGTCCTGAACGAGAGGCTATGGTCACATACATTCGAGAATCCTTAAAAGCCGGTCTCATTCACCACTTGTCTTCCCCTGCCGGCGCTGGGTTCTTCTTTATCAAGAAGAAGGATAGCTCTCTGtgtccttgcattgattaccaaGGGTTTAATGACATTACTACAAAGAACAGGTACCCCTTGATgttaatgtcatctgcctttgaaaTTTTGCAGGAAGCCAAGGTCTTCACTAAGTTAGACCTCTGCAACACCTATCAACTCATCCACATTCCTGAGGGTGAAGAGTAGTAGATAGCCTTCAATACCCCCACGAGACATTATGAATACCTGGTCCTTACGTTTGGGCTTACTAATGCTCCTGCTGTCTCCCAGGGCAAGGTCAATAGCATGTTGGGAGACATGATTAAGCgatttgtctttgtgtatttCTCCATCTCTTCAGATGCACACTCAGCACGTGCGCCAGGTCCTCCAacagctgctggagaaccagTTTTATGTCAAAGTGGAGAAGTGCGAGTTCCACGCCAAGTCTGTCTCATTCCTGGGCTTTATAGTCTCCGCGGGGGAGATTAAGCTGGATCAGGCCAAGGTCAAGGCTGTCACCAAGTGGCCAGTCCCCAACTCCAGGAAGGGTCTGTAGCGTTtcttgggctttgccaacttttaccGGTGATTCATCAGGAATTTTGGCCAGGTAGCTGCACCCTTAACGGCACTCACCTCCATCAAGCTAGCGTTCACCTGGAGCGCTCAGGTTCAGGAGGCCTTTGATAATTTAAAGTGCCGatttatctctgctcctgttctCTCCTTTCCAGATCCCGaacggcaattcattgttgaggtggatgcaTCTGAAATTGGGGAAGGTGCAGTCTTTTTACAGCGTTCCTGTAGGGATGAGAAGTTCCACCCCTGTGCATATTTTTCAAGTTGCCTTAAACCTGCAGAATGAAATTACGACATTGGCAACCGTGAGCTGCTGGCGATGAGGTTGGCCTTGTGCGAGTGGCGTCACTGGTAGTGGGTCTAGATGGCTGAGTCCGCGCCAGGCTCATTTTTTGATCGCTTTAACTCAATGCCGATACTCTATCTCGTCAGTTCGAGCAATCAGGAGAGCAGGCCCCTGCTGAGACTATACTCACTGAGGGAGTGGTGGTAGAGGTTCTCTCCTGGGACTTTGAGCGGCGAGTGGAGGAGGCCAGACGAGGGGAGGAAATACCAGTCAAATGTCCGGCAGGTCGGTTGTTCATGACAGCAGGGCTACGCCCTGAGGTCTTTCAGTGGGATCATGAGTCTAGGATCACCTGTCgccaacgattttggtggccctcTATGGGCCAGGATGACAGGCAGTTTGTATTAGCTTGCTCCGTTTGTCCCCAAAACAAGGTCTCTAACTGTCCCTCCATTGGTCTACTTCAACTCCTGCCCATTCCTTCTCATCCCTGGTCACATAATGCCTTAGATTTAATCTCTGGTTTACTCCTTTCGAGAGGTTACACTGTTATTCTCACAGTGGTCGATTGATAATCTAAGATGGTTCATTTTGTGCCCTTACCCAAATTCCCCTCTACGAAGGAGACAGCTCATGAAAAACAGGGTGCACCCGACCAAGAGAGGGAGCCAACTTGAGCCATATCGCAACCGGATTAAGGACCTTGGTAATCTTCGTCATCATGGTAGGAGTTTCCAATACcaggtggactgggagggctacggtctggaggagaggagttgggtatcGCCTCGGGATATTCTGGATTGGTCGCTGATTGATGACTTCTGCTGGAGACATGGTAAGCCCCTCCCTTAAGTCGCCTGGTGGCGCTCCTTGGTGGAGGGGGTACGGTCATGATTTCGGTGGGGTCTGAGGCTTTTTGTTGTCCTGGAGCACATGGCTTTCTGTTTTGGTGGCTCTCAGGTGTGTTCTCTGCCCCTCTTGTTATCTCTGTTAACGTGTTCTCCCTCACCGACACCCTTTTTGGCACTGATTATCCACCTATTCAATGGTTTAATTTGGTAGCTGCGAATGGTTTAGTTATTCCATATATTGGGTACACTGAGGTGGATTTAATTATATGCGGCAAAGTAATAACAAAAAGGGGAGTGCTTATTGTCAAAGACTTGAATGGGTCATCATATCCAGGATTTattgaaattaatgtaattaaagaCTATGGGAGGATTGTGCTGACACAGTCTGTAGATGGTTGTTTAGGGGTAGAAAGTGAAGTACAAGTTAAGGTGTGAACCAAATGCTTGCTGGATCCGAGGACGGATAAGTGCTATTTACTGGCCACagggaaaacaaaaaataataccaGCACAGTCAGAGGTGGTGATTGAGGCATCCACACATGTTCGGCCTGATAGAAAGGATTGTGTGGGCTTGGTAGAACCATGTCAAAATGATGTATTGTCGGGTCAGTTATTGGTAGCCTGAACATTGAACGCAGTCTCTAATGTTAGAGTTATGGAATACACCTTCCTCCAGTTTCAGTGACGCTTTTTCAGCGTTGTCAGCTAGGTCAGATTTCTGATGTTGAGTTGAGTCCATCAAGGTCGCAGGGAAATGTAGAGTTAAGCCTTGTGCCTTGTGTCTCATTGGGGGAAAAAGACAAACACCTGTGCTGTATTTCTAAGGCAATCAATAAAGGTATGTTGTTAGAGGGGAATTTTGTATGCGAGTGCTGCTGAGCATCTTGCCGAGGTTACTGTGCCGAGACgtggtttagatttttttctggGACGTGTGCGAAGCGATTGGGAGGGATAGTTTATAGTCTTGGGTTCCCCTAACTAAAGCCCATTAACTGTGTCAGGAACCAGTCAAGTTCTAATCGCCCACACATGTTCACTATCAGCGACCTCATCAAAAGGACTATAAATCACTCACCACAGCCCCAGTTCAgggtcaagcctccaacaggaacggACCATCGAATGCTATCTTGCTATCATCCGATAGCACCACAGATCCTTTGACATAAAGTATACTTACCTTTTAAACACTAACCTCTGTGTCATTATTCTACTCTCTCCAGGATTCCTGAGCACTGCCCTGTGGCCTGAAATCCAGCGATTCCCCGAGTCTCCTGTGTTTGCCTGATATCCTCCGGTTCTTAGAGTGATCTGTGAAAGAGAAAAGGGTTAGCGAACTGTGATTGAGTGGCATTGACAACTCTGTAAACGACTTACTCACCTTCCTTCACTTCGCACTGTGTGATCTGCAACGAACCTGCACCTGAAAAACACTGTCTACTTACCCGACTCTCACTATCTTGTAAATAAAGAACTGTGCTTGGATTCAGTTACCTCTGGCTCTCGTCTATGTCCTGACAGAAGACTTGACGCAAACCACTATGAATCCAACACAGCGCAAAGACAGTGCTTCCGCAAACCCCGCCCCCACGCTGGTGTATGTCACGGACACCGTCTCTCGACCAGCGCTCTTCTCAGGCCGGGCGGGACATTGCAATAGGTTTCTGCTACAATGTTCACTCGCTCTCGAACAACACGCTCCCCAATATCCCATGGAAAGATCCAAGATTTCATTTATCATCTGGAGCCGCATTAAGATAGGCTGAAATGCTATGGTTTCAAGATACTGCGATCACCTCTTCATTACAAAATTTCATTATCCATTTTAGAGAAGTGTTTGGGGATCCGGTAGATGACTCTTCTGACAGCAACCAACAAATACATCAAGAGGCTCTGGTCCCGTCCATAGATCTTCCTATGATATATCCCCGGTTAGGCCCATGGTGGGCTCCCGATCCCCAGTTAAGCACAGAAGAGGCTCCCAATCTCCTGTTAGGCCCCAAAGAGGCTCCCGATCTCCCATTAGGCCCCAAAGAGGCTCCCGATCTCCCGTCAGGCCCTGAAGAGGCTTCCCTTCCACCAACTCAGTATTGCGCGAAGTCCTCTGCTGCACTTTGGCCCTCCAGACCCATGTCTCCACCTCAGCCTGTCAGCTGGCACTGCACTGGCTCTGCATCCCTTTGGCTCCACTGAGGCCCATCTGCCCAAGGATCTCTGGGATCCTCTGGGCTCCCTCGTCCATCCAGACAAACCTCGTTCGGTCGTCACTCAGTTTCCACCATGGACTTCTAATGTCAGGAACCAGTTAAgcctgaatttgggattttccttagttgtcagttataatcaaaataaaaagaaataaacatttgaaatatatcagtctgtgtgtaatgaattcatataatatacaagtttcactttttgaatggaattagtaaaataaatcaactttttgatgatattatagttatatgaccagcacttgtACATTGCACCTGTTCAAACAGCAATGACCCAGGAGGCTGGGGAAATTCATTCTAATGTTCATTCCCAACTGCCTTTCAAAGATAGAATGCTGAACTCCTCTTCCATGCTCTtttgccattctttttttttgttctttcaaagatcaataaattGTACTCATCACACtttctattattttatgttattctgTCTGTTTTGTTCTCTGTTTCTAAAATGAGCTTTTGTTAGGTCAAGCCATGTGATATAATTTtggattaaaaatgtgaaattatggaactcatatctctctctctctctctctctctctctctctctctctctcatatacagACCCAAGACTTTGCAAAGGATCCTCATTGTGTGCTTTGAGACAATGGTTAGTGGTCTAAGCAGTgactgtgtttttgtttattgctCTTTATTGATGAATAGTTCCATTAAGTGTTAAGTATTGGCTTGAATGCATtcaaaaatgcttaattttagtGGTTTACATAAAGTGTTGAGGTTCAGCATTGTGTTATAATGAACTATGTATTTGGGTTTACAAATGTATTTGCTACTTTTTAAAGCAAGAACAAGAGAAAATGAGATTTGTTTGTGATTAATCTGAGCCTATGTGTAACATTTTTATGTGACCGGGAGTCACAGTGTATATCCTTGGTCTGAGTCTTTTTAGTTGAAATTTAGCAGTTCATGGAACATTAAATGTTGAGgtttagggccctatcttgcccCGACGCAGCGCAAAGCCAAACACAAGTGTCTTTGCTATTTTAAGACAGACGTAGTTGTTATTTTCCATCCAGCGACCACAGATGTCAGCAATGAACATGATATACAATATATTTCTGTGGTTGGTCTGATCCATGTGTGCCGACATTTGTAAGTATTTACCTTTCAGTGtttgtattacaattaaaatggaTTATTCCTGTTCTTGTATCAACTCAAGCTAGAATATGTCTATAACAATCAGTGGTACACGTTACTAtgctaaaattaattaaaatatttaatggagATCAAATAAATGGTAATTTAACAGGAAAATAATGGTAACACTGCTGCCAgttgtttcctgtttttttttttctgattcacaGTAAATTCCTGTTGAAAAACATTACGGggagtgcactgtaaaaaaaaaaaaaaaaacattaacaggaattaactgttaaaataacaggaaaataatggtaaccctgctgccagtaattTCCTGTTAATTTACAGGAACATAATTAAGTGTAATTTGTTATTGGTCAAACGCATAGAAAAGGAAATCACTCTTTCCCTTTATTCAGTGACAGATTAGAATTGTTTCCAGATTTCTGACTTGCCTTGATTTTGTCAAGTAAATAGCAGCTTTAATTTTCTTCTCCACTTCTTGTGTTGACTCCATTTCTACTACACACCACCGTTCCCTGCGGGCCTCCCGCCAAATTTTCTGACCGCCCACTCCCGCTATTACGGCCAGGCTGATGAACTCTTTCCTGTTCTTTCTCATTCTTGATTTTTTCCATTACCTTTTCTCTTCCaaactttttttcaaaagtacaaactaatatgtacttttaagGTGCTATATGAactctttaggtacaaaggtatgccttttgaaagggtaccgccccagtgacagcttttgcacGGTATGAGTTGTCTATTTCTTGCATTTCTAAGTGATGTTAAGGAAAAATATGCTTTACGTCTCCTTTGTCAGACATCACAGTCACACCTTCGGtcaaatgtactgtatatgtactaTAATGAATGAATAGTTTGAAttatcacacatgcattagaacACTTCCCAGCAAACGCAAAACTTTTCACAACATTGTATTTTGGTAGCAACTGGCTAATGTTCCAGCAACAGCATTTTAAAAGCATAAACATCACATTTGTTAATACAAAACACAGCCAGCAAACATCTATAACCGTTTGAGTTGTATTTCAGGGCAGTTCATGAAGACAAAGAAACAGGAGAGGTGCTGTGAAAACCTGAACCGAAGTCATTTCCAGTTCCACCAACCAGAGACTTCTCTTTACTTGAATATGGATGGCTAATTTATGTGTTCCCTTTCAGAATCAGATCTATGCAGATATTACTCGGGGACAAGAACACTTGATTGTTGCTAGAATAGTGTATGTACCATAATGAATGttaattgcactttaattaaaaatacaaattaattcaaCGTTTTTCACAACACAACAACAAACTCCAAACGTTGAAAACATTGGCCTTATAACAGCAAACAACTGTTTGGAGCTTGTTTTATAGTTTTGAGTTTCATTACTTGTCTTTAATTTGCTATTACACATTTCTTTAAGACCACCAGTGCATAATCGTCCATTATTTTTTGTGTAGATCTTCGAATGGATAGAACACcaggatatttttattttcatcattacTTACAAATTTCTTTGtatctattattataattttttttatcaatataagtGAATGGTGACAAAAGCTAACATCTCCCTTTTTGTGTTAAAGTAAGGCACATATAGTAGGTATTTATTTCTTTGTGAACTACCACATtatatccatttttatttattatatataataaataccatTAGTTACAAAATGTGTCGTTCAAATGATTCCATATAGAAATATGCttatttaaatcaataatttGGTCTGTGCACAACCCACATAACAAACAGCctatctgaaaataaataaagttctgTAGCTTTAagcgtttttttgtttgtttgtttttcatccaaaatgcttTTCCATGAAACACTGTAACGAGGACATCTTTTGGTTCTCCTAATTCAGACAAATAAACCAATACAAATagtagaaaatgaaaataatcctAGGCACAGTGTAAGGGAAAGAGTGAAcaagaacagaaaataaaacatgaatagaAAACAACAATATGCGGATTACTGCGTATCATActactttttattaaatatatattcaaatgttaGGACGCTAGAAAAACTCTctaaaacttttcaaaaacatgttaAGAGTCAATTTACTCACATTTTCCTTGTTCTATCCTTCCAAATTGTCACTGGACAATTAAAAAGGATAAATCCTTTTGGTTTTCATGAAACCACTGGGATCTGACTGTTCTTCTTTCGACTCGACTGAAAATCAGTTAAATTAATGAGCAGAGACTTGCGAGAAGATTTTATGTTTCACTCCACCCTCACCAAATTCCTACCgagtttgctgttttttttttctttttttttctggaaattaCACCCACTGAGCTTTACGGGAAACATTTAAAGACATGCCAGTGAAAGAAGTATTATGAATTAGAGGTAAAACTGTACAAATACAGCAAATAAACAATAATCAgattatttatatgcatttaagtAATTCTAAAACCTATCTAAAGATGACCTTTATGATACAAAACATCTGTATATCAGATATTCTAAATGTTTTGGTCAATTACAAGTACAACACATCCCTAAGCACACAGAACCACAAACACACGAAACATTGCCCCTTTGCTCTGTAGTGACATCTGTATTGATCTGCACTGTTAATTTATACAAAGCATCATCTTCATATTTACTTATCTGGGCATGTAAACAGCTGTTTATTAAGTTATCAAAGTTCTTCCGAGGCATCAAACCTAGGTTTCCTTATGAAGTGCTGCATTAACAGGACTCCATCACCCTCTACTGGAAAATAAAGTTTTCTCTCAAACTTGGTCACTCCATGTCAAATTGACAAGCATTGGCATCCAAGCTAAATCTGCCACTGATTCAAACCTTTTTTTGTTGATCTGGTCAAATTTAATAGCAGTGGATGAACTCTTGAAGAAAGTGACTATTAAGATTAACCTGAGTAACTATGCCTCATTCCAACCAAAAGACACACTTATTTACAAAGCACAGCCTAGCTTTTGAAAAAGTACTTCATATTCTTTCAGGAGAAGGCCAAAGGCATTACAGACAGTTAAGATCAGGTCATTGTGGTCTCAGGGACTCATTCTCTGGACAGAGATCGAAAGATGTGTGAGATCTTTTATTCTTCATAACCCGTAAGGCTGGGAAGCGGTTCACCAGCAGCTCACAAACCACCAAATGCTTCTGTTCAGCAGCCTGTGTGCACATACAATCACAGACACACTCAGAAACTGCCATCAAATAACATGCAACTTATAACAAGCTCTAAATAAAAAAGCACTTTTATCAAGAATTCATCATGTCGAGCTGTAGTACCTTATGAAGTGCTGTAGATCCATCATCATCAGCCAGACATGGATCAGCCCCACGGTCTAACAGTAACTTGAGCACACTGTGGTGTCCGCAGTAAGCCGCCCTATGAAGCGGGGTTGCCCCACCACGGGTCTGGACGTTCACACAAGCGCCGCAGTCCAGGAGTAACTCACACACTGACAGCTGACCTGCTCGACTAGCATAATGCTgctcaaaaataatacaaataaataaatattctcagTACCTGTGAATAGGTTATGCAATATGAAATGATCATAATTAATACTGTTTGCATTAATGGTGAATTATAACATGAACAAACCAAAGCAGTGTAGTTTGCCCGGTCCCTCACATTTGGATCAATCCCTTTTTTGATAAATGTCCGGACTCTCTCCACATCTCCATCCATTGCAGCTGACCATATACCTACAAGCAAACAATCCACATCTTTCTAATATGCCAGTAAGAGGTGATatg
Protein-coding sequences here:
- the ankrd39 gene encoding ankyrin repeat domain-containing protein 39, producing MGSHGNQCTCSAHRSTASVYQTLEEMDFERGIWSAAMDGDVERVRTFIKKGIDPNVRDRANYTALHYASRAGQLSVCELLLDCGACVNVQTRGGATPLHRAAYCGHHSVLKLLLDRGADPCLADDDGSTALHKAAEQKHLVVCELLVNRFPALRVMKNKRSHTSFDLCPENESLRPQ